AGCTCATACACCAACTACGCTCAATCAAGGAAAAATCATGGACAGCATTACCATTATCGGGGTGACCTCAATCATCTGTGCTGCATTCGCAACGAGCATCGGCTGCATGATGCCGGCAATTGCCGAGGGAAAAGCAGTAGCAACAGCGCTGACGTCGCTGGCGCAGCAGCCGGATGCCTCGTCAACCATAACGCGCACCCTGTTTGTTGGCCTGGCAATGATCGAATCTACGGCGATTTACTGTTTCGTGATGTCGATGATTCTGATCTTTGCCAATCCGTTCTGGAATCACTTCATCACGCAGACGGTAGGAAATTAGTCTGATGCTAATCGACTGGTTCACTGTCGCCGCCCAAGCCGTCAACTTCCTTATTCTAGTGTGGTTGCTGAAGCGATTTCTTTACAAGCCGATCCTCGATGCCATTGATGCAAGAGAAAAGCGAATCGCTTCAGAACTCGCAGATGCCGACGCAAAACGCGTCGAGGCAAGCAAGGAACGAGAGGAGTTTCAGCAGAAGAATCGAGCGTTCGATCAGCAACGCCAGTCAATGTTGACCAAAGCCGCCAATGACGCAAATAGCGAACGCCAGCGATTGTTGGCAGACGCCAAAAATGCGGCCGAAACTATGCGAGCCAATCGCGACGATGCGCTCCACCGAGAACACGTTGCACTAAGCAAAGAGGTCACCTGCCGAACTCAGACGGAAGTCTTTGCTATCGCGCGAAAAGCTTTGACAGACTTGGCCAATCTCAGCCTTGAAGAACAAATAACAGACGTGTTCATCAGACGACTACAGGAACTCGATGATGACGAGAAAGCAGACTTTGCAGGTCCATCCGACGCACAGGACAACTCGATGATCGTGCGAAGTGCGTTTGATTTACCCACAGCTCAGCGAGCCAAGCTCCAGGACGCGATCAATCGGGCGTTTTCGATGGAAGTCGCCCTGACGTTTGAAACCGTACCAGACGTGATCAGCGGCATTGAACTGACATCCAGCGGGCGGAAGATTTCATGGAGCATCGTGGAATATTTATCGTCGATGGAAAAACGCATTGGCGAGCTGCTTCAGGACCAATCTCAGCCTGTATCAAAGTCCGACCCCCAACCCCAGAAGAAGACTGGATGAACTCGGAATCAACCAGCCTGCTGAACAGCTTTAACAGGGCGTTCGCCGACCTCCGTCAGGCGAGAGAAAGTTTTGCGCCTGAATTAATTGCACACGAGGTCGGTAGAATTGCAGCAGTCTCCACAGGAATTGCACGCGTTTCCGGACTGCCGGCAGTGGGCTCTGACGAATTAGTGAAGTTCCCTGGTGATGTCTATGGCATCGCCTTCAACGTGGACGAGACCGAGGTTGGAGTTGTTCTGCTTGGCGATTACGCGCACCTGCACGCCGGCGACGAAGTGCAACGCACTGGCCGAGTCATGGATGTGGGGGTTGGAAGTCAATTGCTGGGACGCGTCATCAATCCATTGGGCCGACCGCTTGACGATCGCGGCCCCGTGGCCACCCGCCGGCGTCTTCCCATCGAACGCCCATCCGCTGCAATCATGGATCGCTCGCCCGTCAACGTACCGTTGCAAACGGGATTGAAAGTCGTTGATGCGATGATACCGATTGGCCGCGGTCAAAGAGAGCTGATCCTTGGCGACCGCCAAACCGGGAAGACGACGATCGCGATCGACACCATCCTCAACCAACGAGGCAAAGACGTCGTCTGTGTCTACTGCGCGATCGGCCAGCGAGCATCCGGAGTTGCCAAAGTGGTCGCAGCTTTGCGTGAAAATCATGCGATGGAGTACACGGTGGTCGTCGTCACCGAAGGAAATGACGCGCCCGGACTGGCATATATCGCTCCATACGCAGCGACCAGCATCGCCGAGCACTTCATGGAAGAAGGACGCGATGTGCTGATTGTTTACGACGACCTGACACAACATGCTCGTTCCTACCGAGAACTGTCACTGTTGCTGCGCCGGCCGCCAGGTCGCGAAGCCTTTCCTGGTGATATTTTCTATATCCATTCACGATTGCTGGAACGATCCACCCACCTGCGAGCAGAACTTGGCGGCGGTTCACTGACGGCTTTGCCGATCATCGAAACCGAGGCTCAAAACATGTCGGCTTACATTCCGACAAATCTGATTTCCATCACAGACGGGCAAATCTATCTCTCGCCATCGCTGTTCGAGCTTGGCGTTCTGCCAGCAGTTGACGTGGGCAAATCAGTTTCCCGCGTGGGTGGCAAAGCACAACATGCAGCCTATCGAGCAGTGGCCGGTGATCTGAAACTCGGATACGCACAGTTCGAGGAATTGGAAAGCTTCGCCCGCTTTGGTGCTCGCCTGGATGAGCCGACACTGAAGACGATCGAACACGGCAAACGCATTCGAGCATGTTTAAAGCAACCTGAACTGTCTCCGGTATCTGTCGCGGCACAGATAGCCGTACTGCTGGGGCTGACGGCGAAGCTCTTCGATACGATTCCGCTCGACAAAATCGTTTTAGCTGAGCGTGCTCTGACCGACGCTGCGGCCGATCTACCATCATATCTGTGTGCTCGATTCGAGACAGCGGATTCACTTAGCGACGATGACCGGCAAACGGTGATTGAAGTCGCCCGCAAAGCGCTCGAACCATTTCAGGTCCCGTCATCGACAGGACCGAAACCATGAGCGACACCATCGCCGGGCTCCGCCGAACAATCGATAGTGCCGGAGACCTGCAATCCGTCGTGAAGACAATGAAGGCGATGGCTGCTTCGAGCATTGGCCAATATGAACAATCCGTACGTTCGCTGGGCGACTACGCTCGAACGGTCGAACTGGGGTTGGGTGCGTGCTTTCGAGCAGCCGAAGCGGAAGCTTTATCTATGTCGACAGATAGCCTTCCGTCAACAAAATCAAACCCGCGCCTGATCGCTGCGGTTGTATTCGGTTCCGATCAAGGGTTGGTGGGCCAGTTCAACGAAGTCGTCGTGGAGTACGCTAGTAAAGCTCTTGCGGAGATGCGCGGCACACCAAAAGTCTGGGCCGTCGGCGAGCGTGCTCATTCACGACTAACCGATACCGGGTTGCCGGTACTCGGGCTTTTCAATGTGCCAAATTCCGTCAAAGCAATTACTCCTTTGATCGGCGAAATTCTTATTTCCGCTGAAGAACTTCGCATTCAAGGCCATGCCGTCGAGCTACATCTATTTTACAACCGCCCCATGTCCGCCGTGGTTTACGAACCGGTTCACCAGCAACTATTGCCTCTCGATGAGAGCTGGCAGCGTCGGCTGGCGACAACTCCCTGGCCAACTCATCACCCGCCGGAAGTCATGGGAAACCGCACAAAGACACTGCGAACCCTGATTCGCGAGTACCTGTTCGTCTCACTCTTTCGAGCCTGCGCTGAATCACTGGCCAGCGAAAACGCCAGTCGTCTGTCCGCGATGCAACGAGCTGAAAAGAACATCGAGGAATTGCTCGCAGACCTCAACAGCAAGTTCCACCGTCTACGTCAAAGCAGCATCGACGAAGAGCTTTTCGATGTCGTGTCCGGCTTTGAGGCGTTATCGGACGAACATCGGAGTAAACCGCCGAATCTGCGACATTCTCGCTAACTGAGCGTCTTTGGGCGGACGGAGTTTGGTGGAGTGCCATCCAGAATGGACTAAAACACGCTTTGTCCGCCAACCCGACAGATATGTGATTTGCCTCTACAATACCGCACACTTTCACGTGGATTGCTACACATGCCATCCCGAAACCTAGGTTTACACTCATCATGAAAAATCTTGTTGGGGTGATTGCTCGTCTAGCCTTGGTTGTTGCCGTTGCGGGGGTAGGTTATTTCGGTTGGCAATGGTGGCTCGCGCAACAACCTGAACCGCTGCCGCAGGGAATCGTGTTTGGCAATGGGCGGATTGAAGCGGTCCAGGTCGATGTTGCAACCAAATACGCCGGTCGTGTCGAAGACGTTCTGGCACGCGAAGGAGATCTGGTTGAAAAGGGCCAGCTGCTGGTGCGAATGGATACACTCGAATTGGAAGCCGCCTTGGCGCAGACGCAAGCCCAATTTGCAGAAGCCGAACAAGCGATCACCCAGTCAGAGGCGATCCTACTTGAACGTGAAAGTGAGCTCAATCTCGCTGAAAGTACTCTGCGTCGCGCCGAAAAACTACTGCCTCAACGGGCGCTTTCACAAGAGGAATATGACCAAAAGAAAAGTCAGCGAGAAGTCGCCAGTGCGTCGGTGGCGGCTGCGAAAGCTTCGGTCAACACTGCAAAACGTTCAGCAGATGCCGCCAAGGCAGCCGTCAACCAAATCGAAGTCCAAATCGCCGACGCCCAGTTAAAGGCGCCTACCATCGGTCGCGTTTTGTATCGGCTTGCTGAAGAAGGCGAAGTCCTCGCCGCTGGCGGTAAGGTGATGACCTTGATGGATCTCAGCGATATCTACATGGAAATCTTCCTGCCGGCAAAGGACGCGACTCGGCTTTCCATTGGCGCCGATGCTCGGATCGTGCTTGATGTTGCCCCTGGTTACGCGGGAGTCGCCAAAGTTACCTTCGTATCGCCGGAAGCCCAGTTCACGCCGAAGCAAGTGGAGACTCAGGAAGAACGTGACAAGCTGATGTTCCGCGTCAAGGTTCATGTCCCGCACGACCAAGTCGTGAAGCACATCGAGAAAATCAAATCGGGCATCCGCGGAGTCGCATATGTGAAGCTCGACGATTCCGTCGCCTGGCCGGCTGAACTCAATCGCCTGTTCCCCGACGACCTTTCGCAGATGAAATACGAACGATGAACGTTCCCGTTCGTGTCGAGACTAGTTCGCAAGTTGGTAACGTCGCTGAAGTAGCAGGCGTGACCCACGTCTACGGCACGACGGTGGCGTTGGACGATGTGTCGTTGCAAATTCCGTCCGGCAAGACGTTGGGTTTGATCGGCCCCGATGGAGTCGGAAAATCGACATTGCTGGGTTTGCTTTCGGGTGCTCGCAAAATGCAAACCGGCGCCGTCACCGTGTTTGACGGAAACATGGCCAGCACGAAGCATCGTAATGCCGTCTGCACGCGCATTGCCTACATGCCACAAGGTCTGGGAAAAAATCTCTACCAAGAGCTGAGCGTTCACGAGAATCTGGACTTCTTTGGCAAGCTCTACGGCCAATCACGCGGCGAACGCAAAGCACGTATCGAGCGACTGACGACGGCGACAGGGCTTGCTTCGTTCCTGAACCGACCAGCGGGAAAACTTTCTGGTGGCATGAAACAAAAACTTGGCTTGTGCTGTGCCTTGATTCATGATCCCGACTTCCTGATCCTTGACGAACCGACGACCGGAGTTGACCCTCTGTCTCGTCGCCAGTTCTGGGAGCTGATCGACTCCATTCGCGCCGAACGATCGGGCATGAGCGTCTTGGTGTCGACCGCCTATATGGACGAAGCTCAACGATTCGATCGGCTGATCGCGATGAACGCGGGAAAAGTTCTAGCGACCGGCACACCGGACGAAATCAAGGCGAACACGAAAACAGACAATTTGGAGCAAGCTTTTGTCGCGTTATTGCCGCCTGAGAATCAAGGTGGCAAGCAAGTGCTGACGATTCCGCCGAGAACCAAAACCGATGGCGATGCGGCAATCGTCGCCGAGGGTTTGACGCAGCGTTTTGGCGACTTCACTGCCGTCGACAACGTTAGTTTCCGAATCGAGGCCGGAGAGATTTTTGGATTCCTGGGCTCAAACGGTTGTGGCAAGACGACCACGATGAAGATGCTGACAGGCTTGTTGCCGCCAACCGAAGGCAAGGCGTCGCTGTGGGGCAAAGAAGTGGACGCAAAGGATTTGGCGACGCGATACCGCGTTGGCTTTATGTCGCAAGGTTTCTCGCTATACGGGGAACTGACGGTCCGACAGAACCTGCAACTGCATGCCCGTCTTTTTCACATGCCGGCTGCTAAGACGCAACAGCGAATCGAGAAGCTCGTCGGCCGTTTTGGTTTGACACAATACACCAATGCGAAAGCGAATTCGTTACCACTGGGGCTGCGTCAGCGGCTTTCCCTTGCGGTTGCCATCATTCACGAACCGGAGATGTTGATTCTGGACGAGCCGACGTCCGGCGTTGATCCAGTCGCTCGCGATCAATTCTGGGAACTGTTGATCGACTTGTCGCGAAGCCAAAACGTCACGATCTTCATTTCAACGCACTTCATGAACGAGGCCATGCGGTGCGATCGAATTTCACTGATGCACGCAGGAAAAGTGTTGGTGCAAGACAATCCGCAAACGATTGCGAATTCGGAGGGTGGCGGAGTCCACGGACTCGAGGAAGCATTCATCCGCTCCATTGAAAAAGCCAACGGTGCGTCGACGTCCCCGGATGTGGATGCCGTGACCACAATCGACAACCCACAACGAGCGATCTCGACTCAGCCGATCGATCGACCACTGGCGGGACTCACGCGACTGCTTGCTTACAGCTATCGCGAAACCATGGAAGTGCTGCGTGACCCGGTTCGGCTGACATTTGCATTCGGCGGCAGCCTGCTGCTGTTGTTGGTGATCGCGTACGGTCTTTCCTCGGACGTCGAAAACCTCTCTTACGCCGTTCTCGACCAAGATCAAACTCCGGCGAGCCGAACGTACCTGCAAGAGTATTCGAGTTCTCGCTACTTCACCGAACAGCCGGAACTGCTCAACGAAGACGACCTTGAAGCGAGGCTCGCTACTCGGAAAATCACGATGGCGATCGAGATTCCGCCTTCTTTTGGACGCGACTTGAAACGTGATGGGAATCCTGAAGTCAGCGTGTGGATCGACGGAGCCGAAACGTCTCGGGCATCGACGATCGAAGGCTATGTCGAAGGCGCTCACAGAAAATCGATCCAACGGTTCGCTCGTGAGAGTACTTCGCCACAAGTTCAAAGCGAGCTTGCATCGTTTGAACTTCGTTACCGATACAACCCGACGTTTGAAAGCATCTACGCGATGGGACCAACCATTCCAACCATGATGCTGCTGTTGTTTCCGGCAATTCTGATGGCAGTCAGTGTCTCTCGCGAGAAGGAGATTGGCACGATCACTAATTTCTATGTCACGCCGACGCGACGCATGGAGTTCTTGCTCGGCAAACAACTTCCCTACATCGGTATCGGGATGGCTAACTTCGCGATTCTGACGGTCGTCGTGGTTTACTTGTTGCAAGTTCCGATGAAGGGAAGCCTGCTAACGCTCACGTTCGGTGCGTTTCTCTACGTTACCGCAACCACGGGTTACGGTTTGTTGGTCTCGAATCTCGCTTCCAGCCAAGTGACGGCGGTGTTGCTGGCGGCGATCCTGTCCATGATGCCAACCATGCAGTTTTCGGGCATGTTCCAACCCGTTTCCACACTCGAAGGCGCTGCCCGCGTGATGGGAACCCTATGGCCCGCCGCGTACTATCTGCACCTCAGTGTAGGGACGTTTACAAAAGGACTCAGTGCCGTCTCGCTGATCCCCGACCTGGTCAAACTCGCGATGTTCTCGCCCGTGTTCTGGCTGCTTTGTGTTCTCCTTCTCAAGAAACAGGAGAAGTAAGAATGAACTCACTCGCCAACATATTCTGGTTAGGAACGAAAGAACTGCGGACGTTGCTGGGCAGCATCGCCTTGATGGGTTTCTTGGTTTACTCGTTCACTTTCAGCGTCTACCAACAAAGCGAAGGGGTTCCCGAAGACGTCAATCGAGCGTCGGTGGCGTTTGTGGACGAAGACCAATCAACGTTGTCGCGTAATATGCGTGCTGCGTTGTATCCGCCTTACTTCAAAGTCCCCGTAGAGATCACTGCCGACGAAATCGACGGATCCATGGACGCGACCCGGTTCCTGTTTGTGGTTGTCATTCCGCCGAATTTTGAATCGGACGTTCGCGACGGGAAATCGCCAGAAATTCAAGTCAATATTGACGCAACCGCTGTGCGACAAGCCGCGCTGGGAGCCGGATACATCCAGTCGATCTTGACAAAAGAAATCCGTCGCTTCGCGAACCGCACTGATGCGGTTGCCGTTCAGCCGATCAAATTGGTCAAACGCAAAGCTTTCAATCCGAACGGCACGAACAGTTGGAACCGCGCCTTCACGGGATTGCTGGATCAACTATCGATGTTGACCATCATCCTGACCGGCGCAGCCATTCTGCGTGAACGCGAACATGGCACGCTTGAGCACTTACTCGTGATGCCGCTAACTTCGTTTGAGATCGCGATCTCCAAGGTGTGGGCAAATGGGATCGTGATTTTGGCGTTTTTCGTGCTGTCGATGATCTTTGTGGTCGAGGGGGCAATTGGGGTTCCGATTGCGGGTTCGCGGATGCTGCTGCTTAGTGGTACGGTGGTTTATCTGTTTGCCGCTGCGGCGGTAGGCATCTTGCTGGCTACCATCGCGCGAAGCATGGCTCAATACGGACTGCTTTGCATGATTACGATCATCCCGATGATGATGCTCTCTGGTGGAATGAGTCCATTGGAAAGTCAACCGGATTGGTTGCAACGAATCACTTGGTTCTTGCCATCGCGACAATACATGAGTTTTGCTCAAGCGATCGCGTTTCGAGGTGTCGGCTTTAACAATGTTTGGCCTGAATTCATTGCGATGGTAGGGTTGGGGCTGGCCGCCTTTCTAGGTAGCCTCCGGCTGTTTCGCCGCTCCATCTCAGCCACCGGATAGCGACACATCATAGACATTGGTGACGTTCCGCAACTCAGCCGCAACGCAGACCAATTCCGCAACGTCGTCGCTGTACCCGTCCACCTACAGCATCGTTGGCTATAGCCCATCACCAACCGCCTTGTCATCGGCATTCTGACGGTCGCGATGTTTGTCGACTCAACGTCGCTTTGGAGCGACCAAGTCCTACCAAGAATCTACATCCCGTATTCCCCGGCTGTGGCGTCGCGGTTTCGATGGGTTACCGCATCTGGCGTCAGGTTCGCCGGTCGTCGGGATGATTGGGCGAGGACTCATGTGTCAGCAGGCCTCTTCGAGAGCACTCGCGACCATCGCCACCTTTGCCATCGCTTGGTGGTGGTGTTTCTTCATACGTTCGTGGGCGGCACGTTGTCTCGCGTGGAGGTCAGCCTCCCGTTGGTGATGCTCACATTGTGTTTTATCCAAACCGGCTGTGGATTCGTTCTGCAAGTCGGCCGCGAGGCTCTTTTCATGATGTTCCAAGCCGCTTTCTAGTGATGCAATCGAATCGGCATGATCGTTCACGCATTGGCCGTGCTCGTTGATTTGACGAAGCGCTGCCTGCAGCTGCACAATTGCATGGGAATGCTCGGATCGCCAGCTCTCGATGTCGTCGTTCCAGCAAGCTATGTCGCTTTGCCAATGGCGATGGTCGGCATGGAACTGAGTCGCGGTTTCCAGTTTCGTTGACATAGGATTTACTCGCCTAGGTGAAAAGGGTTGAACTTCGTCACAATCGATTTGCAATGCACATACCAACCGGAACCAAATTCGCGTTTCCCTCGTTGAAGTCGTCGAGACTTTCGGACCGAACTGATTCGGCCTCAAATGATCTTCTTGACGAAAATGCGAGCGAATAGTGTTCCGTAATGGACAATCAATTCGTGTTAGTCCTCGAGAAAACTCGAAAGCTGGATACCGCGGTTGCGAGGACAATCAACCAAACGCAAATAGCAACGATTTGCCGAATTGAGCACGGACGCACAGTTTTTCGCTCAGGTGTCCGCCGACGGCATTTACATCTCCATAGCATGGTCGTCGGATAGAAAATCGATGTAACGATGACCGAGTAACTTGTCATTGGAAGTCTGAAAGATGCGACTAAGATGCGATAGCCCGACGGTGACTTGATCCATCACAGTGATCGCGGTGGCCAGTACGCTAGCAATCGCTTTCGCCAGATTCTGAAGCGGTCGTCAATTCGACAGAGCATGAGTCGCGCTGGTGACTGCTATGACAACGCATTCAACGTCGCTCTGCCATGCACACCGACGCTACTTGAGATCGAGGGGAAGATCGAAGCGATTCGAGTCCGGTATAATTACAGCCTCTTGAACCGCTACCGATCTGGTCAGGACAGTATGGGTATGCACGCCCATGACGAGCCTGAAACGGGGTACGTAATCGGCTCGTTGTCGTTGGCAGCGACTCGGAACTTTCGTATAAGACACAACAAGACAACGGAAACAATGACCATTTCTTTCTTGGTCACGGCTTGCTCATCATCATGGCCGGAACGATGCAACAGTTCTGGAAACATGAAATCTCTTTGACAAAGCAGCCGGCAGAAGAACGGATCAACCTGACGTACCGGCTGGTTGTGAAGCCTGCAGGAAACTCAGAGGATGCCGTAGGTAATTGAAGGAAACTATCTTGGTCAGAAGAATTCATGTCCGTTTTGCGGCTTTGATCTAAACAAGATCTATATCCAAAACGACAGTGAGCTCTTGATCAGGGACGGCTTCCCCGCCTAAGAGCCATTCGTTACTCGTTCCAAGATTCTAAGTTTCCAAAAAAGCAGCGACTTAGACTACTTCGACGTATTGCTCTGAAATTGGAGTCCGGCCTTCTCGTTTGGAAATGCCGTCTGTACGCCCCCCGCGCAACCGTTGTCTTTTTCGCATCGTCCGCTGCCGACAAGGAGGCGACCATGAGTCATACCCTCGATCCCCAGCGAACAGTCAATTTCGTAGCGCCCCTGCATCCGAAAGTCAGTGTCGGTGACAAGTAGAATTTTCGGATCGCCGTAGCAGCCAAACCACCAGCGGTCGTTGGCGAACGTGGCCGTCTGAATCCCCAGACGTGTGTGGCCGCTGTTGATGATGTACTTTTTCAGGAACTTGAACTCGCTGTCATACTCGTAGACGTAGTTTTCCTCGACTCCATCTGGCAATCCGCCCACAACAACGAAGTGGCCGTCCCGATAGCCGATCCCGCCTGCTCCGTGGAAGACTTCCTGCGTTTCATGCCGAGCAAGTTCTGTTAGGGTCTCAGCGTCGTAGACGTAGACCCATGAATCGGCGTTGCCCTCTGGATCGTTGAACTTGCCGAGGTTTACAGCGACGTACAGCTTGCCGTCATGGAAGCAAAGATCGCCGTGGTGGTTGGCGACCGAGATCGTGTTCAACACCTTGCCTTCCATGTCGGTCTTCACAAGTGTTGTTGTGAACGACCAAAAGATCGAGATTTCGTCGGTACAAACTCCTTGCAGGTGATGCTTGTACGTCCCTTCGCACAGAACTTTGAACATCTCACCAAGGGATTTTCCAACCTTGATCCATTCGACTTCTAGCTTGAATGGTCCCGGCGTCTTGTCGCCGAGGAGAAACCCGAGGCCAGTCAGCGTGCTTGGATCGAGTTTTTCGTTGGGGAAACGCTGACCTCGCCATGTGGCGGAGAACGTGTCTAACGGAAACTCGACTTCGATCCACTCATCCTTTTTCGTCTTGAATGACTGTCGGTAAGAGAACCTATTTTTCTCTGTATAGAGATTGATGTTGTACTCCCGACCATCTCCCTTCACTCGGGTGACGATCACATCGTCTTGCTTCAGCGCGAGGTTGCCATCTCTTGCTCTGACCGAGGCAAAGCCGCCGTTGTTCTTCAGCGACAATGTGCCGAAGAATTCCATATTGTTGTCTTCATTGATCTTGAAGCGACCATCCGAGCGGCCACCCATCACGCCATCGTTGACGGTCTGCCATGCCTTGGCAGATTCCGGTTGGTCGAACCCGAAGAGAACACGTTCTTCGGCTTCGGCCACGGAGACAGCGGCAATTACGAAGAGCATTGCTGCGAAGATTGTCGTTCGATTCATGAGTATACCTTTGTAGTTTATCTTGCCGATTTTATTCACAGCAGACGTCCGACAATCTGCGAAATCACATCTGCCTCCAATCTGGCAGGCCCTGCCGCATCGTCTTCGTTGTTTCGCTTGCGTCGAACTCTTCAGGGTCGAAGTCGCCTGCCCATTCCAATATCCGTTCGTGTTCCTCATGTTTCGAATTGGCGATGGCTTCAAGAAACTCGGCATGGCCCCAGACTCCACCTTCCTTGTCCAAACTAGCCTAGTGAATTTGAATACTCGACAGTCCGACCGACCGCCGTGCTTGACCGAAAGCTGTCCTTGGGCCTTGATGCAACGCTGTGGCACCCCTTGTGGTGCTACTCAGCACGGCAAATTGCCCGTGAGGAAGCGGTCGT
The Rubripirellula reticaptiva DNA segment above includes these coding regions:
- a CDS encoding F0F1 ATP synthase subunit C encodes the protein MDSITIIGVTSIICAAFATSIGCMMPAIAEGKAVATALTSLAQQPDASSTITRTLFVGLAMIESTAIYCFVMSMILIFANPFWNHFITQTVGN
- a CDS encoding F0F1 ATP synthase subunit B family protein produces the protein MLIDWFTVAAQAVNFLILVWLLKRFLYKPILDAIDAREKRIASELADADAKRVEASKEREEFQQKNRAFDQQRQSMLTKAANDANSERQRLLADAKNAAETMRANRDDALHREHVALSKEVTCRTQTEVFAIARKALTDLANLSLEEQITDVFIRRLQELDDDEKADFAGPSDAQDNSMIVRSAFDLPTAQRAKLQDAINRAFSMEVALTFETVPDVISGIELTSSGRKISWSIVEYLSSMEKRIGELLQDQSQPVSKSDPQPQKKTG
- a CDS encoding alternate F1F0 ATPase, F1 subunit alpha codes for the protein MNSESTSLLNSFNRAFADLRQARESFAPELIAHEVGRIAAVSTGIARVSGLPAVGSDELVKFPGDVYGIAFNVDETEVGVVLLGDYAHLHAGDEVQRTGRVMDVGVGSQLLGRVINPLGRPLDDRGPVATRRRLPIERPSAAIMDRSPVNVPLQTGLKVVDAMIPIGRGQRELILGDRQTGKTTIAIDTILNQRGKDVVCVYCAIGQRASGVAKVVAALRENHAMEYTVVVVTEGNDAPGLAYIAPYAATSIAEHFMEEGRDVLIVYDDLTQHARSYRELSLLLRRPPGREAFPGDIFYIHSRLLERSTHLRAELGGGSLTALPIIETEAQNMSAYIPTNLISITDGQIYLSPSLFELGVLPAVDVGKSVSRVGGKAQHAAYRAVAGDLKLGYAQFEELESFARFGARLDEPTLKTIEHGKRIRACLKQPELSPVSVAAQIAVLLGLTAKLFDTIPLDKIVLAERALTDAAADLPSYLCARFETADSLSDDDRQTVIEVARKALEPFQVPSSTGPKP
- a CDS encoding F0F1 ATP synthase subunit gamma is translated as MSDTIAGLRRTIDSAGDLQSVVKTMKAMAASSIGQYEQSVRSLGDYARTVELGLGACFRAAEAEALSMSTDSLPSTKSNPRLIAAVVFGSDQGLVGQFNEVVVEYASKALAEMRGTPKVWAVGERAHSRLTDTGLPVLGLFNVPNSVKAITPLIGEILISAEELRIQGHAVELHLFYNRPMSAVVYEPVHQQLLPLDESWQRRLATTPWPTHHPPEVMGNRTKTLRTLIREYLFVSLFRACAESLASENASRLSAMQRAEKNIEELLADLNSKFHRLRQSSIDEELFDVVSGFEALSDEHRSKPPNLRHSR
- a CDS encoding HlyD family secretion protein produces the protein MKNLVGVIARLALVVAVAGVGYFGWQWWLAQQPEPLPQGIVFGNGRIEAVQVDVATKYAGRVEDVLAREGDLVEKGQLLVRMDTLELEAALAQTQAQFAEAEQAITQSEAILLERESELNLAESTLRRAEKLLPQRALSQEEYDQKKSQREVASASVAAAKASVNTAKRSADAAKAAVNQIEVQIADAQLKAPTIGRVLYRLAEEGEVLAAGGKVMTLMDLSDIYMEIFLPAKDATRLSIGADARIVLDVAPGYAGVAKVTFVSPEAQFTPKQVETQEERDKLMFRVKVHVPHDQVVKHIEKIKSGIRGVAYVKLDDSVAWPAELNRLFPDDLSQMKYER
- the rbbA gene encoding ribosome-associated ATPase/putative transporter RbbA, with translation MNVPVRVETSSQVGNVAEVAGVTHVYGTTVALDDVSLQIPSGKTLGLIGPDGVGKSTLLGLLSGARKMQTGAVTVFDGNMASTKHRNAVCTRIAYMPQGLGKNLYQELSVHENLDFFGKLYGQSRGERKARIERLTTATGLASFLNRPAGKLSGGMKQKLGLCCALIHDPDFLILDEPTTGVDPLSRRQFWELIDSIRAERSGMSVLVSTAYMDEAQRFDRLIAMNAGKVLATGTPDEIKANTKTDNLEQAFVALLPPENQGGKQVLTIPPRTKTDGDAAIVAEGLTQRFGDFTAVDNVSFRIEAGEIFGFLGSNGCGKTTTMKMLTGLLPPTEGKASLWGKEVDAKDLATRYRVGFMSQGFSLYGELTVRQNLQLHARLFHMPAAKTQQRIEKLVGRFGLTQYTNAKANSLPLGLRQRLSLAVAIIHEPEMLILDEPTSGVDPVARDQFWELLIDLSRSQNVTIFISTHFMNEAMRCDRISLMHAGKVLVQDNPQTIANSEGGGVHGLEEAFIRSIEKANGASTSPDVDAVTTIDNPQRAISTQPIDRPLAGLTRLLAYSYRETMEVLRDPVRLTFAFGGSLLLLLVIAYGLSSDVENLSYAVLDQDQTPASRTYLQEYSSSRYFTEQPELLNEDDLEARLATRKITMAIEIPPSFGRDLKRDGNPEVSVWIDGAETSRASTIEGYVEGAHRKSIQRFARESTSPQVQSELASFELRYRYNPTFESIYAMGPTIPTMMLLLFPAILMAVSVSREKEIGTITNFYVTPTRRMEFLLGKQLPYIGIGMANFAILTVVVVYLLQVPMKGSLLTLTFGAFLYVTATTGYGLLVSNLASSQVTAVLLAAILSMMPTMQFSGMFQPVSTLEGAARVMGTLWPAAYYLHLSVGTFTKGLSAVSLIPDLVKLAMFSPVFWLLCVLLLKKQEK
- a CDS encoding ABC transporter permease; amino-acid sequence: MNSLANIFWLGTKELRTLLGSIALMGFLVYSFTFSVYQQSEGVPEDVNRASVAFVDEDQSTLSRNMRAALYPPYFKVPVEITADEIDGSMDATRFLFVVVIPPNFESDVRDGKSPEIQVNIDATAVRQAALGAGYIQSILTKEIRRFANRTDAVAVQPIKLVKRKAFNPNGTNSWNRAFTGLLDQLSMLTIILTGAAILREREHGTLEHLLVMPLTSFEIAISKVWANGIVILAFFVLSMIFVVEGAIGVPIAGSRMLLLSGTVVYLFAAAAVGILLATIARSMAQYGLLCMITIIPMMMLSGGMSPLESQPDWLQRITWFLPSRQYMSFAQAIAFRGVGFNNVWPEFIAMVGLGLAAFLGSLRLFRRSISATG
- a CDS encoding CIA30 family protein: MNRTTIFAAMLFVIAAVSVAEAEERVLFGFDQPESAKAWQTVNDGVMGGRSDGRFKINEDNNMEFFGTLSLKNNGGFASVRARDGNLALKQDDVIVTRVKGDGREYNINLYTEKNRFSYRQSFKTKKDEWIEVEFPLDTFSATWRGQRFPNEKLDPSTLTGLGFLLGDKTPGPFKLEVEWIKVGKSLGEMFKVLCEGTYKHHLQGVCTDEISIFWSFTTTLVKTDMEGKVLNTISVANHHGDLCFHDGKLYVAVNLGKFNDPEGNADSWVYVYDAETLTELARHETQEVFHGAGGIGYRDGHFVVVGGLPDGVEENYVYEYDSEFKFLKKYIINSGHTRLGIQTATFANDRWWFGCYGDPKILLVTDTDFRMQGRYEIDCSLGIEGMTHGRLLVGSGRCEKDNGCAGGVQTAFPNEKAGLQFQSNTSK